In Haloarcula limicola, the genomic stretch CGACTCCCATGCATATGCACACTCAGGGGGGTCGTGTATTCGTTACGGTCGTCACAGTTTCCGCTGAGAGTCCACACCGCGTCGACCCGTCGTCGGTGCTCGCCGGGAGTCCACACAAAGTATATCCGTGACTGCTTCGCACACCGACCCATGCAGGAAGCGTGGCTTCAGCTACAGTGTCCCGCCTGCGAGGAGGACTGGGAAGAGAAAGTCGCGGACCTCTCGGGCCCCGAGTCGTCGTTCGAGTGCGACTCCTGCGGGGAGACGCGCCCCCTCTCGGAGTTCATGCAGACGAGTCGAGACCTGGAAGTGCTGCGGGAGTTCCACGCCTAATTCAGTAGCGCGCTCGCGCCGCGGCCTTCCACTCGTCGCCCCGCTCGACCCCGTCGGGGCGACGCCGTTTTCCGAACCGCGCCAGTCGGCCGGCCAGTTTCCACTCGTCCACGTAGTCAGCGCTCTCCTCGGCGGCCGCCGCGGCCGCGGCGGCGGCCCGTTGGCGGTCCGAGAGATGCGCGCCGATGGCGGCGCTGATGGCCGCGGCCTCGGCCGTCGTCGCGTCGTCGGGAAGCGAGACGGCGAGGTCCCCGTCCGCCGGTAGCGTGACGGTCGGGATCGGCTCAGACTCCGCTCCCGTTCCCTCGTCCCCGCTCTCGCTCGCGTCCTCGACGGAAGATTCGAGGGACGACATCACAGCGGGATGTTGCCGTGATCCTTCGGCGGCGTGTCCTCGCGCTTGCGCTGGAGCAGGTCCAGGTCGTCGATGAGGCGCTTGCGCGTGTCCTTCGGTTCGATGACGTCGTCTAAGTAGCCCCGTTTCGCGGGACCGTAGGGGTGGGCGAACTCCTCGCGGAAGTCGTCCATCAGCTCCTGGCGCTTGGCGTCGGGGTCGTCGGCGTTGGCGATCTCCTTCCGGTAGAGGATGTTGACCGCGCCGCGCGGCCCCAGCACCGCCATCTCCGAGCCCGGCCACGCGTAGTTCACGTCGCTGCCGAGGAACTTCGAGGACATGACGATGTACGCGCCGCCGTAGGCTTTGCGGACGACGACGGAGAGCAGCGGTACCGTCGCCTCGGCGTAGGCGTAGATGAGCTTCGCGCCGCGGCGGATGATGCCGTTGTGCTCCTGGTCGGTGCCGGGCATGAAACCGGGCACGTCGACGAACGTGAGGATGGGGATGTTGAAGGAGTCACAGAACCGGACGAACCGCGCGGCCTTCTCGGCGGCGTCGATGTCCAGGGTCCCGGCGCTGACCCGCGGCTGGTTGGCGACGACGCCGACCGACTGGCCGTCCATCCGGCCGAAGCCGGTGATGACGTTTCGCGCCCAGTTGCCGTAGACCTCGAAGAAGGACTCCTCGTCCACGATGCGTCCGACGACCTCCTCCATGTCGTAGGGCTTTCGCGGCGCGGAGGGGACGATGTCCGTGAGCTCGGGCACCTCGCGATCGGGCTCGTCCCACGGCGAAACCCGCGGCGGGTCCTCCATGTTGTTCTGCGGGAGATACGAGAGCAGGCGGCGGATGTTCTCTAAGACCTCCTCTTCGGAGGGATACGAGAAGTGCGCGACGCCGGACTTCGTGGAGTGCGAACTCGCGCCGCCGAGTTCCTCCTTCGAGACCTGTTCACCGGTGACCGTCTCGATGACGTCCGGTCCCGTGATGAACATGTGGCTGGTGTCCTGCACCATGAACGTGAAGTCCGTCAGCGCCGGGGAGTAGGTGGCACCGCCGGCACAGGGTCCCATGATGGCCGAGATCTGCGGGATGAGGCCGCTGGCCTTCGTGTTGCGCTCGAAGATCTTGGCGAAGCCGACCAGCGAGTCGACGCCCTCCTGGATGCGCGCGCCGCCGGAGTCGTTCAGCCCGATGACGGGGACGCCGTTCTCGATGGCCTTGTCCATCACCTTACAGATCTTGTCGGCGACGACTTCGCCGACGGAACCGCCCAGCACGGTGAAGTCGTGCGCGAAGAGGAACACCTTGCGGCCGTCGACTTCGCCGTAGCCCGTGACCACGGCGTCGCCGGCGTAGCGCTTCTCCTCCATCCCGAAGTTCGTCGAGCGGTGTTCGACGAAGGGGTCGACCTCGTAGAACGTCCCGTCGTCCACGAGGAAGTCGATGCGCTCGCGCGCGGTCATCTTCCCCTTCTCGTGTTGGGCTTCGATGCGTGCCTCGCCGCCGCCGAGTTCCGCCTCTCGGCGCTTCTCTCGGAGCTCCTCGACGGGGTCGGGCGTTTCCGTCTCGTCGTCTGGTTCTTCCTGTTGACTCATGTTACCACTCCATGCCGCCGTTGACGCCAAGCACCTGGCCGGTCATGTAACTGGACTCCTCGCTGGCGACGAATCGGACGATGCCCGCGATGTCGTCGACGGTGGCGAAGCGGTCCAGCGGGATCTCGCGCAGAATCTTCTCCTGGACGCGTTCGGGCACCTCCTCCAGCATGTCGGTCTCGACGAACCCCGGCGCGACGCAGTTCGCCGTCGATCCGGTGTGAGCGAGTTCCAACGCGAGCGTGCGCGTGAATCCGAACAGGCCGGACTTCGTCGTGGCGTAGTTGGCCTGCCCGATGTTGCCCTGCTGGCCGACGACGCTGGAGATGTTGATGAGGCGGCCGTGTTCGGCTCCCTTGATGTCGTCGTAGAAGGCGTCGGTGCAGTTAAACACGCCCCCGAGGTTGACGTTCATGACCGTGTCCCAGTCCTCGCGGGTCATGTTCTCGAACTTCTTGTCGATCGTGATGCCGGCGTTGTTGACGAGAACGTCCGCCGGACCGAACTCGTCGGCCACTCGCTCGCGCATGGCCTGCACTTCCGCGGCCTTGGCGACGTCGGCCTGTGCGGCGATGGCGTCGCCGCCGTCCTCGCGGATGGATTCGACGACTGCCCGCGCTTCGGCCTCCGAGGAGCGATAGTTGACGACGACGTTCGCGCCGTGTTCCCCGAGGTCTTTCGCGATGCCGCGCCCGATACCTCGTGACGATCCGGTGATCACACACGTCTGGTTGTCGAGGTTCATAGTTCCGTGGCACGACCCCGCTCGTTTCGTACACTCATCTCTCGACTAGGGAGGCAAAGCACAGCCAGATAATAGTTCGCCTTATACAACGTTAATCGCCGTCGCGTGAATATTATGGCCTTGGGTAGCCTTCACAATATGGCGTCGCAGATACACGTCCACGTGGGCAAGAGATAGAGGGCCTGGCAATTTTTGTTTGGCCGGCCTAAAACGACAGCCTCTTTAGGGCAGCCTAAACAGTTCCGGACAGAATGAAACAGGACATCTGTGTCGTGGTACCGACGATTCGGAACCACGAGTGCATGCGCGCGTACTTCGAGAACGCTCGCCGTCACGGTTTCGACCTCGATAGGTTGCACGTCGTGCTCGTCACCGAGGACTTCTGTGACACCGACGCGATGCGGGAGATGCTGGACGAGGAGGGCGTCGAGGGGAGCGTCTTCGACGGCGAGGCCCGCGAGACGTGGTTCGCCGAGCGCGGTCTCGAGGAATACTCGCACCTGATCCCGGCGGCCAGTCACGCACAGACCTCCTTCGGACTGCTCTATCTCTGGGCCGAGGAGCGATTCGACTACGGCGTCTTCATCGACGACGATACGCTCCCGCACGAGGACGTGGACTTCTTCGGGACGCACATGGAGAACCTCGCCTTCGAAGGGACTATCGAGGCCGTCGGGTCAGACGAGGACTGGGTGAACGTCCTCTACCAGAACGAGGACGACCACGGGCTCTATCCCCGCGGATACCCCTACGCCGCGATGGACGAGAGCGTGGAGACAGCGGACACACGCGTCGACGACGTCGTCGCCTCGCAGGGACTCTGGACGAACGTCCCGGACTTAGATGCCGTTCGCATCCTGATGGACGGTGACCTACAGGGACAGGCACAGACTCGCACCAGCGCCGAGGACTTCGGTGAGGACTTCGTCGCCGCCGAGGGGAACTACCTCACCGTCTGCTCGATGAACCTCGCCTTCCGCCGGGAGGTCGTCCCGGCGTTCTACCAGCTGCCGATGGACGACAACGAGTGGGACGTCGGTCGGTTCGACGACATCTGGTCCGGGCTGTTCCTCAAGCGAGCCTGTGACGTCCTCGATAAGACCATCTACAACGGCGACCCGCTCTGTGAGCACAACAAGGCCCCGCGCTCGACGTTCTCGGACCTGACCAACGAGGTCCACGGCCTCGAACTCAACGAACACGTCTGGGAGATACTCGACTCGGTCGGCGAGGGCGCGGAGTCCTACGCCGAGGTGTTCGAGGCGATGGGTCGAGCGCTCGCCGACGGCGACTTCGCCGACTGGGAGAACGGGGCGTTCCTCAATCACTGCGGGGAGTACATGCTCGACTGGCTGGACTGTCTCGACGCGATCGCGGCGGCCGAGACCGGACCGGTCCCGGCCGCGGCCGACGACTGAAACGCAAGCCATTTAGGCAAACCTAAAACATACCAATACAATGACCGACGCCACGGACCACTCCGGACGGAGCGGATCTACGTCTTCCCGCCGGCGATTCCTCGCCCTCGGCGGTGCAACGGCCGCGGCAGGCCTCTCGGGCTGTTCAGCCATCTCCGACCTCTTCGGCGGCG encodes the following:
- a CDS encoding acyl-CoA carboxylase subunit beta, whose product is MSQQEEPDDETETPDPVEELREKRREAELGGGEARIEAQHEKGKMTARERIDFLVDDGTFYEVDPFVEHRSTNFGMEEKRYAGDAVVTGYGEVDGRKVFLFAHDFTVLGGSVGEVVADKICKVMDKAIENGVPVIGLNDSGGARIQEGVDSLVGFAKIFERNTKASGLIPQISAIMGPCAGGATYSPALTDFTFMVQDTSHMFITGPDVIETVTGEQVSKEELGGASSHSTKSGVAHFSYPSEEEVLENIRRLLSYLPQNNMEDPPRVSPWDEPDREVPELTDIVPSAPRKPYDMEEVVGRIVDEESFFEVYGNWARNVITGFGRMDGQSVGVVANQPRVSAGTLDIDAAEKAARFVRFCDSFNIPILTFVDVPGFMPGTDQEHNGIIRRGAKLIYAYAEATVPLLSVVVRKAYGGAYIVMSSKFLGSDVNYAWPGSEMAVLGPRGAVNILYRKEIANADDPDAKRQELMDDFREEFAHPYGPAKRGYLDDVIEPKDTRKRLIDDLDLLQRKREDTPPKDHGNIPL
- a CDS encoding beta-ketoacyl-ACP reductase translates to MNLDNQTCVITGSSRGIGRGIAKDLGEHGANVVVNYRSSEAEARAVVESIREDGGDAIAAQADVAKAAEVQAMRERVADEFGPADVLVNNAGITIDKKFENMTREDWDTVMNVNLGGVFNCTDAFYDDIKGAEHGRLINISSVVGQQGNIGQANYATTKSGLFGFTRTLALELAHTGSTANCVAPGFVETDMLEEVPERVQEKILREIPLDRFATVDDIAGIVRFVASEESSYMTGQVLGVNGGMEW
- a CDS encoding alpha-1 4-glucan-protein synthase: MKQDICVVVPTIRNHECMRAYFENARRHGFDLDRLHVVLVTEDFCDTDAMREMLDEEGVEGSVFDGEARETWFAERGLEEYSHLIPAASHAQTSFGLLYLWAEERFDYGVFIDDDTLPHEDVDFFGTHMENLAFEGTIEAVGSDEDWVNVLYQNEDDHGLYPRGYPYAAMDESVETADTRVDDVVASQGLWTNVPDLDAVRILMDGDLQGQAQTRTSAEDFGEDFVAAEGNYLTVCSMNLAFRREVVPAFYQLPMDDNEWDVGRFDDIWSGLFLKRACDVLDKTIYNGDPLCEHNKAPRSTFSDLTNEVHGLELNEHVWEILDSVGEGAESYAEVFEAMGRALADGDFADWENGAFLNHCGEYMLDWLDCLDAIAAAETGPVPAAADD